CAAATCCTGACGGCGAGTCAAGGAATGGGCGCTGGATCGAACAATGGCCAGACCCTGAGGCCTATCTGGAGCATGCCTTCAGAGAGCTTCCGGGAAGAGACGTGGAGTTCGCGTTTCCGGACGGCCGCGTCGAGAATCGAGCCGTATCGTCACTGCTGGTCGAGCAAGGTCCGTTCGAAATGCATTGTAGTCTGCACGGAATGGGATTCTCGGATGGTGCCTTTCTCCTCATCGATCGCAGATGGGGATTCCGGACGGAGGACCTGCAACAGCGATTTCGCGAGCTGGCTGTGGCCGCGGGACTCGGGCTGCACGACCACAACCGGCAGGGAGAGAAGGGCTTTTTCTATCTGGGTCCGGGTTTCAACACAACGCCGGAAGGAGAGGCCATGCGAACGTTCTTCCTTTCACGCGGTGACGAAGAGATGGCGTCGCGCTTTCGGCAGAGTTCCATGGACTACGTACGGTCACTGGGAGGCGATCCGTTGTGCCTGGTGACCGAGATGCCGCTATTTCTGATCGGTCGGGAGCCGCCGCCGGAGCAGGACGCGTCAAGTCCCTACGTTGACTTCCGGGACCGGCTGAAAAACGCTGTGGGCGCAGGTGAACAGCGTCAGCTGCTGGATGAGTTTGAGGTCAGGCCGTTTGACCTTCGCGAGGCCATGCGAATGCAACTCAGCGTCATAGAGGCAGGGCTTGAAACGCTGCTGAAAAGCTGAACGCTTTTGGCGCGGACACGCCCGTGGATATTGCAGCTATCCCGACGGAGATCAATTGAGACTTCGTAACAGGAAATGACTTCGCTCCATAACAAGCTCTTTGCCACGGGACTAATCGGCGCCGGACTCGTCATTGTTGCCGTTGCCCTTGGCGTGCTTGAGCCTGATCCAGGATCCGTACACGCACCCTTGTGGATTCTCGCGCTTTGCGGAGTGGTCTTCGTCGGTGGCGGTGTGGCCGTGCTGGTCCCGCCCTCGAGTAGACTGCGGTCGATCGCGGCCGGGTCGCTGGTCGTGAGCATGGGGATTATTGCGGGATGGGTCGCCCTGTTCGGTGCCGGCGAACACATGT
The nucleotide sequence above comes from Rhodothermales bacterium. Encoded proteins:
- a CDS encoding peptidase M14; the encoded protein is MLDQIIPDGAVRFRTQDEVEQLLLDTCRGSVVVQKAEILGRSGEGRNLLGFVIGGGGRRISLIAGNHSDEPVGPETLRHLVIALASEPERYGALLETFTFSIVPHSNPDGESRNGRWIEQWPDPEAYLEHAFRELPGRDVEFAFPDGRVENRAVSSLLVEQGPFEMHCSLHGMGFSDGAFLLIDRRWGFRTEDLQQRFRELAVAAGLGLHDHNRQGEKGFFYLGPGFNTTPEGEAMRTFFLSRGDEEMASRFRQSSMDYVRSLGGDPLCLVTEMPLFLIGREPPPEQDASSPYVDFRDRLKNAVGAGEQRQLLDEFEVRPFDLREAMRMQLSVIEAGLETLLKS